The following are encoded together in the Synergistes jonesii genome:
- a CDS encoding hydantoinase/oxoprolinase family protein, which produces MCEDSRKRLTIGIDVGGTNTDGVLYDTRKREIAAFTKAPTNHLDYKSSIEAVIGKFIRSASPREIISLNISTTLATNAILEGKGSPVALVLIGYDDFPHIKNEILSVASPSAFISVSGGHTSWGEERTPLDRNAVARFAKEHAGEFFAVSSLYSPRNPAHEVEAAAIISRAGCAGITCGHEMARSKLNSVKRTLSAYLNSSLIDLTLRLIGGVELCAASHGLSCPVMFVRSDSSLVCGSWCSRFPLETLFSGPAAGMRGAMLLAGVKEGDALIADMGGTSTDIGEVRGGKALFSEGGAEIGAYRTMIPSLEIRSVALGGDSRVCVTKEGALEIGPERVVPCCRAAAGEDCAYTPTDALAALGAAGLGGSEKSLSASVGLGKRIGLSGADFARAVRREVSKRLSDEFARLGTARRVCVGAPAPAYAKAAGCTVPELAEIASAVGAASSSLSLSCSVSLQHSFFDGEFYAFLPEGQIKGEVFEDVLARSRAALAAYLTKSAAQMGFEGVSVEISEEYECIGREKVPRRLASARLGGRAFMHNAQ; this is translated from the coding sequence ATGTGCGAAGATTCGCGGAAGAGGCTGACTATAGGCATCGACGTCGGAGGGACGAACACGGACGGGGTCCTCTACGATACGAGGAAACGCGAAATAGCGGCTTTCACAAAGGCGCCGACGAACCATTTGGACTATAAAAGCTCCATCGAAGCGGTGATCGGGAAATTCATACGCAGCGCATCTCCGCGGGAGATAATTTCTCTGAACATCTCGACCACCCTTGCGACAAACGCGATACTCGAAGGCAAGGGCTCGCCGGTCGCCCTCGTCCTCATAGGCTACGACGACTTCCCGCATATAAAAAATGAAATCCTTTCCGTCGCCTCGCCTTCGGCCTTCATTTCCGTGAGCGGCGGGCACACCTCCTGGGGCGAGGAGCGCACCCCGCTCGACAGAAACGCCGTCGCAAGATTCGCGAAGGAGCATGCGGGAGAATTTTTCGCGGTATCCTCTCTTTACTCGCCGCGCAACCCGGCGCACGAGGTCGAAGCCGCCGCGATCATCAGCAGGGCGGGCTGCGCCGGAATCACCTGCGGGCACGAAATGGCGCGCTCGAAGCTCAACTCCGTCAAGCGTACGCTATCGGCATATCTGAACTCTTCTCTGATAGACCTCACGCTCAGGCTTATCGGCGGCGTGGAGCTCTGTGCCGCCTCGCACGGGCTCAGCTGTCCGGTGATGTTCGTGCGCAGCGACAGCTCGCTCGTATGCGGCAGCTGGTGCTCGCGCTTCCCTCTCGAAACGCTCTTTTCCGGTCCGGCGGCTGGCATGAGGGGCGCGATGCTGCTCGCCGGAGTTAAAGAGGGAGACGCGCTGATCGCCGACATGGGAGGCACCTCCACCGACATAGGCGAGGTACGCGGCGGGAAAGCGCTGTTCTCGGAGGGCGGCGCCGAGATAGGCGCGTACAGAACTATGATACCGTCGCTCGAGATCCGCTCGGTCGCGCTCGGAGGAGACAGCAGAGTCTGCGTGACGAAGGAAGGCGCGCTCGAAATAGGCCCCGAAAGGGTCGTCCCCTGCTGCCGCGCGGCGGCCGGCGAAGATTGCGCCTACACCCCGACCGACGCGTTGGCGGCGCTCGGCGCGGCGGGCCTCGGCGGCAGCGAGAAAAGCCTTTCCGCGTCTGTCGGGCTGGGAAAGCGCATAGGTCTCTCCGGCGCCGATTTCGCACGCGCGGTCCGCCGCGAGGTCTCAAAAAGGCTGTCGGACGAATTCGCGCGGCTCGGAACGGCAAGGCGCGTATGCGTCGGCGCTCCGGCGCCGGCCTACGCTAAAGCCGCAGGCTGCACGGTGCCTGAGCTTGCCGAAATAGCGAGCGCGGTCGGAGCGGCGTCGAGCTCTCTATCTCTTTCGTGCAGCGTTTCGCTGCAGCACAGCTTCTTCGACGGCGAATTCTACGCCTTCCTCCCCGAAGGGCAGATAAAGGGCGAGGTATTCGAAGACGTTTTGGCCCGCTCGCGCGCCGCGCTCGCCGCGTATCTGACGAAGAGCGCCGCGCAGATGGGCTTCGAAGGCGTTTCCGTCGAGATAAGCGAGGAGTACGAGTGCATCGGAAGGGAGAAAGTCCCTCGGCGCCTCGCTTCGGCGAGGCTCGGCGGGCGCGCGTTTATGCATAACGCACAATAA
- a CDS encoding aminotransferase class IV, translating to MAVCYYDGKYAPMEECSLPLTDLAIQRGVGAFESIRIYDGTPFAMTMHLDRLAGSVAGAGIEAAGIIGKLPGVIRGWLAQEENRGFDGLAKPYITGGDVNNRGVFPNPRFFVIFEDSHGPTPEEREKGVVLVPNHTARPFPLIKSTNYLFGFIPLGKAEDAKFESLYITPEGEVTESMSSNFFICKEGKIVTAPVGKVLKGVTRDIILTLAAENGFKVEERCPRESELAEADEAFITGSVKEVLPVVRIGAVKIGNGRPGPVAQALRHLFVKNKGRWMDK from the coding sequence GTGGCTGTATGCTATTACGATGGAAAATACGCCCCGATGGAGGAATGCTCTCTGCCGTTGACGGACCTGGCGATCCAGCGCGGAGTGGGGGCCTTTGAATCTATAAGGATATACGACGGTACGCCCTTCGCAATGACCATGCACCTTGACAGACTGGCGGGGAGCGTGGCGGGCGCTGGGATAGAGGCGGCGGGTATAATCGGGAAGCTCCCCGGCGTCATCCGCGGATGGCTCGCGCAGGAGGAAAACAGAGGTTTCGACGGCCTCGCTAAACCCTATATAACCGGCGGGGACGTCAACAACAGGGGAGTTTTCCCGAATCCGCGCTTCTTCGTGATTTTCGAGGACTCTCACGGCCCCACGCCCGAGGAGAGGGAGAAGGGCGTCGTCCTCGTGCCGAACCACACCGCGCGTCCCTTCCCCCTCATCAAGAGCACGAACTATCTTTTCGGCTTCATCCCGCTCGGCAAGGCCGAAGACGCTAAGTTCGAATCGCTCTACATCACGCCGGAGGGCGAAGTTACTGAGTCGATGAGCAGCAACTTCTTCATCTGCAAGGAGGGAAAGATCGTCACGGCCCCGGTGGGCAAGGTCCTGAAGGGAGTAACGCGCGACATCATCCTGACTCTCGCCGCGGAGAACGGCTTCAAGGTCGAAGAGCGCTGCCCGCGCGAAAGCGAGCTCGCCGAAGCCGACGAGGCGTTCATCACCGGCAGCGTGAAGGAAGTACTTCCCGTCGTACGCATCGGAGCGGTAAAGATAGGAAACGGACGCCCCGGCCCCGTCGCGCAGGCCCTGCGCCATCTCTTCGTGAAGAATAAAGGGCGCTGGATGGATAAATAG